In Pedobacter sp. WC2423, the following are encoded in one genomic region:
- a CDS encoding alpha/beta fold hydrolase, with product MSTIKVKDGTEIYYKDWGTGQPIVFHHGWPLSGDDWDTQMMFFLNHGYRVIAHDRRGHGRSSQSSQGHDMDTYVEDVAELTKALDLKDAIHIGHSTGGGEVIRYVAKYGKGRVAKAVLISAVTPIMVIGENNPDGVPMSVFDEIREGTGFHRPQYYHDFPTAFYGYNREGTKVSEGNKQNWWRQGMMGSVKAHYEGIKAFSESDFTEDLKSVEIPVLVMHGEDDQIVPYSISAPKAAKLLPNGKLISYPGFPHGMPTTEAETINKDLLEFIKS from the coding sequence ATGAGTACCATTAAAGTAAAAGACGGAACTGAAATTTATTACAAGGATTGGGGAACAGGGCAACCAATCGTTTTTCATCATGGATGGCCATTATCGGGTGATGATTGGGATACACAGATGATGTTTTTCTTAAATCATGGATACCGTGTGATCGCACATGACCGCCGCGGACATGGAAGATCAAGTCAGTCTTCACAGGGTCATGACATGGATACTTATGTAGAAGATGTGGCTGAACTCACAAAAGCCCTGGATCTTAAAGATGCAATTCACATTGGCCACTCGACTGGTGGCGGTGAGGTAATCAGATATGTTGCAAAGTATGGAAAAGGCCGTGTTGCAAAAGCAGTACTGATTAGCGCCGTAACTCCGATTATGGTTATAGGAGAAAATAATCCAGACGGGGTACCGATGTCAGTTTTTGATGAAATCAGAGAAGGTACAGGTTTTCACAGACCTCAGTATTACCATGATTTTCCTACTGCTTTTTATGGTTATAACCGTGAAGGGACAAAAGTATCTGAAGGAAATAAACAAAATTGGTGGAGACAAGGGATGATGGGTTCTGTAAAGGCACATTATGAAGGAATTAAAGCTTTTTCAGAATCTGATTTCACTGAAGATTTGAAGAGTGTAGAAATCCCTGTACTGGTGATGCATGGAGAGGATGATCAAATTGTTCCCTATTCAATTTCAGCTCCTAAAGCGGCAAAACTTTTGCCAAACGGAAAATTGATCTCTTACCCTGGTTTTCCTCATGGAATGCCAACAACAGAAGCGGAAACAATTAATAAAGACCTTTTAGAATTTATTAAATCTTAA
- a CDS encoding sensor histidine kinase, with translation MSFSSKRSMLKIPGQLFAQTDYISAIDNYKIGGLIAVSFIIGLCYYNFRNRRKASQLLLAYQQEINLKNDSLQNLVDKQTKLLSEKEFLIKEIHHRIKNNLQVITSLLSAQRNYLQDESAIMAIRDSQNRIQSIALIHQKLFQSDTVAMINIQDYVAELIKFLCETFHVNQRIKFNINVPEVKLDIAQAMPLGLIINEAITNIIKYAFPDNTPGIITLSLADCEDGYYQFKISDNGIGLPSGFDLSSTSSMGMTLIKGLGEQLGGIVSIQSSNGVHFSLRFPVARSPLPNREEYV, from the coding sequence ATGAGTTTTTCAAGTAAACGTTCGATGCTAAAAATCCCCGGACAGCTCTTTGCACAGACAGATTATATTTCAGCTATTGATAACTATAAGATTGGTGGCCTCATTGCGGTTTCATTTATAATTGGGTTATGCTATTATAACTTCAGAAACAGAAGAAAGGCCAGCCAGTTATTGCTTGCTTACCAACAGGAAATTAACCTGAAGAACGATTCCCTCCAAAATCTGGTTGACAAGCAGACAAAACTACTTTCAGAGAAGGAATTTCTGATTAAAGAAATACATCACAGGATAAAAAACAACTTACAGGTAATTACGAGCCTGCTTAGTGCACAACGTAATTATCTTCAGGATGAATCGGCAATAATGGCCATCAGGGATAGCCAAAACAGAATTCAGTCTATAGCTTTAATTCATCAGAAATTATTTCAGTCCGATACGGTAGCCATGATTAATATACAGGATTATGTGGCTGAACTCATTAAATTTCTATGCGAAACCTTTCATGTCAACCAAAGAATTAAGTTTAACATCAATGTTCCGGAAGTGAAACTTGACATCGCGCAGGCGATGCCACTTGGACTCATTATCAATGAAGCGATTACCAATATTATAAAATACGCTTTTCCTGATAATACGCCAGGAATTATCACGCTGTCTTTAGCTGATTGTGAAGATGGCTATTACCAGTTTAAAATTTCTGATAATGGTATAGGCCTTCCGTCAGGGTTTGACCTTTCCAGCACCTCCTCAATGGGCATGACCCTGATCAAAGGTTTAGGCGAGCAACTCGGTGGTATAGTCAGCATTCAATCCAGTAATGGTGTACATTTCAGCCTGAGATTTCCAGTTGCGCGCTCACCATTGCCAAACCGGGAAGAATATGTTTAA
- a CDS encoding sigma 54-interacting transcriptional regulator, which yields MTDRILIVEDEFIVAHDLKMILTRAGYEIAGIADSVKTALIILGQQEVGLVLLDIFLKGKQTGIDLANILMDKQIAFIYISANSNEKVMEAAKSTMPYGFIVKPYRDKDVLLSIDIARYRMEHVQNLKISSKLFMEDFIADVSMKPLNWKKKLLLITGAFQAYLPFDFLTLTATTNDSTMLSKIGIARKQFNEYDMVSADELAGNLKSNLVKSIILSNGDCITLSFYSKLDNIFKREHSELLNLLESTLAKNLLHIIEFEKVSPFKKNTNVPEKNKIPFPVEEDKFKDIIGQSPALLNLLDQLMIVAPTDTSVLITGESGTGKELIVQNLHRLSTRKNKPLVAVNCAALPNDLMESILFGHEKDAFAGATSQSMGKFEEASGGTIFLDEIGEMPFDLQAKLLRVLQQKEIERVGGKNPVPVDLRIIAATNLQLEKEISKGKFRLDLFFRLNVFPLHVPSLRARKEDIPILVAYFIEKHAKLLDREISGISSRFME from the coding sequence ATGACAGACCGAATTCTAATTGTCGAAGACGAATTTATTGTTGCCCATGATCTGAAAATGATTCTTACCCGTGCAGGATACGAGATCGCAGGAATTGCAGATTCGGTGAAAACTGCGCTGATTATATTAGGGCAACAGGAAGTCGGTCTGGTTCTGCTTGATATATTTCTGAAAGGAAAGCAGACAGGAATTGACCTGGCAAATATCCTGATGGATAAACAGATTGCATTTATCTATATTTCTGCCAATTCCAATGAAAAAGTAATGGAGGCCGCCAAATCTACAATGCCCTATGGATTTATAGTTAAACCTTATCGGGATAAAGATGTATTACTCAGTATTGACATTGCACGTTACCGCATGGAGCATGTTCAAAATCTTAAAATCAGCAGCAAATTGTTTATGGAAGATTTCATTGCCGATGTTTCCATGAAGCCGTTAAACTGGAAGAAAAAACTTTTATTGATTACTGGCGCATTTCAAGCCTATCTGCCTTTTGATTTTCTGACGCTTACAGCAACAACGAATGACAGCACCATGCTTTCCAAAATCGGAATAGCGCGTAAACAGTTTAATGAATATGATATGGTATCAGCAGATGAGCTTGCCGGTAACCTAAAATCCAACCTGGTTAAATCTATTATCCTCAGTAATGGAGATTGTATTACGCTTTCTTTTTACAGCAAGCTTGACAATATTTTCAAACGTGAACATTCAGAGCTACTGAATCTTCTGGAAAGCACACTGGCCAAAAACCTCCTGCATATCATTGAATTTGAGAAGGTCAGTCCATTCAAAAAGAATACCAATGTACCAGAGAAAAACAAAATACCATTTCCTGTTGAGGAAGATAAATTCAAGGATATTATTGGCCAGAGCCCTGCCCTGCTCAACCTGCTGGACCAACTGATGATTGTTGCTCCTACTGATACTTCCGTATTAATTACAGGAGAAAGTGGCACCGGGAAAGAACTGATCGTACAAAACCTGCACAGGCTGTCTACGCGAAAAAACAAACCACTTGTTGCAGTAAATTGTGCTGCCTTACCTAACGATCTTATGGAGTCTATACTTTTCGGGCATGAAAAAGATGCCTTTGCAGGAGCAACCAGCCAGAGCATGGGAAAATTCGAAGAAGCCAGTGGCGGAACAATTTTCCTTGATGAGATCGGGGAAATGCCATTTGATCTCCAGGCTAAATTATTAAGGGTGCTTCAGCAGAAAGAGATTGAACGTGTAGGCGGCAAAAATCCTGTTCCAGTTGACCTGAGGATAATTGCAGCAACCAATCTTCAGCTGGAGAAAGAGATATCAAAGGGGAAATTCAGATTAGATTTATTTTTCAGACTCAATGTTTTTCCTCTTCACGTTCCATCCCTGCGCGCCAGAAAAGAGGATATTCCAATCCTCGTAGCCTATTTCATTGAAAAACATGCAAAATTGCTCGACAGGGAAATATCCGGAATTTCAAGCAGGTTCATGGAGTAA
- a CDS encoding helix-turn-helix domain-containing protein has translation MIHYNWPGNIRELEHVVLRAILLSKNGVLQEDLLELEIKNEEIPDQTGIKTISENERDHIIDVLDMCKGKISGTGGAADLLGIPATTLNSKIKKLGINREV, from the coding sequence ATGATCCATTATAACTGGCCTGGCAACATCAGAGAACTAGAACATGTTGTTTTAAGAGCTATTCTTTTATCAAAAAATGGTGTTCTTCAGGAAGACCTCCTGGAATTGGAAATAAAAAACGAAGAAATACCTGATCAAACGGGTATAAAAACAATTTCGGAGAATGAACGGGATCATATTATTGACGTCCTGGATATGTGCAAAGGAAAAATATCAGGCACCGGTGGGGCAGCGGATCTGCTGGGAATACCAGCGACCACCCTTAATTCGAAAATAAAAAAATTAGGTATAAACAGAGAAGTCTAA
- a CDS encoding histidine kinase dimerization/phosphoacceptor domain -containing protein codes for MFKYQLILLLLLATCGPIFGQGTKRNTLSVPKFNEISASELLTKLPEFKNDTTKVWLLNKIAAIYWWRRSDRYNDLDSCMNYALQARQLSNKLDYQPGYNESTFLICRVFAEQENINKALILIKTVSPEQQVRLNLVLGEHYINLPGSLKNNIKKGYPFLHNALRLSQTFKLIRWQQESQIALGKYYFLSDDLKRGISSFENVITYWHQLGNISEEAHWYSELGRYMPGGQENLALSIKYQKQALALYKKINAKPDMAYTADDIGQVYKEQLNNLDSAQLYSSMAIGLLKEAKVTKLYKYYYHLSDIFLEKGNFSQALSYSLAALDNIEKLKDNRMKGIVYNGLGEIYSGLGDQNNSLKYFGLAMEQLTETGTYLVFYLAKNITDNLILQGKVKEAIVFTQRFEKENPAISLRDRQVLMAIKGNCYAAAKKPVIAERYFLNMMELDSLSIKNGAIYWSKSIAGAEANYIIGKFYVDQKRYTDAYPYLKRFHGLDNKILALSKDISLLQFKVDSASGNYASAIKYYQKYSAYKDSMYNISNTGRLADMQIRYETARKEKDIKLLQKDSQLQQRRISQSSQSRNFAFAGIVMLGLIIAIGYNRFRLKQNSYIQLESKQQKINRQNEALYMLNKKQQNLLQEKEWLVKEIHHRVKNNLQMMQSLLKSQGYYIDNKDATMAIKTSQRRMQAMSLVHEKLYLDDQMNSISMYDYVHELLTYLKTSFDLEKTIVFIIQVEEFQLDIIRAIPVGLIINEVVTNAIKYAFPDGKEGLISIFLKEQEKKIILNIQDNGIGLVPDFDFEANNSFGMTLIDGLVKQLDGNLSITSKNGLDITVTFSSYTPLESISELA; via the coding sequence ATGTTTAAATATCAATTGATACTGCTTTTGCTTCTGGCTACCTGTGGTCCTATATTTGGTCAGGGAACAAAAAGAAATACACTGTCTGTTCCAAAATTCAATGAGATCTCTGCTAGCGAACTGCTGACTAAACTACCCGAATTCAAAAACGACACCACAAAAGTATGGCTGCTCAATAAAATTGCAGCCATTTACTGGTGGAGAAGATCAGACCGGTATAATGATCTGGATAGCTGTATGAATTATGCGCTGCAAGCCAGGCAACTCAGTAATAAATTAGATTATCAACCAGGGTATAACGAATCAACTTTTCTTATTTGCAGGGTATTTGCGGAGCAGGAAAACATTAACAAGGCATTGATCCTGATCAAAACAGTTTCACCCGAACAGCAAGTACGACTAAATCTTGTGCTTGGTGAACATTATATAAATCTGCCAGGAAGCCTGAAAAATAATATAAAGAAAGGATACCCATTCCTGCACAACGCACTCCGGTTAAGCCAGACTTTTAAATTGATCCGTTGGCAACAGGAGTCACAAATAGCACTGGGAAAATATTATTTTTTATCTGACGATCTCAAACGAGGTATTTCCTCATTTGAAAATGTAATTACTTATTGGCATCAGTTGGGTAATATCAGTGAAGAGGCACACTGGTATTCTGAGCTTGGACGCTATATGCCAGGAGGCCAGGAAAATCTGGCACTTTCGATAAAATATCAGAAGCAGGCACTTGCTTTATATAAAAAGATCAATGCTAAGCCTGACATGGCTTATACAGCAGATGATATCGGACAGGTTTATAAGGAACAGTTAAATAACCTGGATAGCGCACAATTGTATTCCAGTATGGCTATTGGTTTACTGAAGGAAGCTAAAGTCACTAAATTGTATAAATATTATTATCATTTATCAGATATCTTTCTGGAAAAAGGAAATTTTAGTCAGGCCCTATCCTATTCTCTTGCTGCATTGGATAATATAGAAAAGCTCAAAGATAACCGGATGAAAGGCATTGTATATAATGGTCTGGGGGAAATTTACTCTGGTTTAGGTGATCAGAATAACAGCCTGAAATACTTCGGACTAGCTATGGAACAACTTACAGAAACAGGGACTTACCTGGTTTTCTATCTGGCAAAGAATATTACTGACAATCTTATTTTACAGGGCAAAGTTAAAGAAGCCATAGTTTTCACACAGCGATTTGAAAAGGAAAACCCGGCTATAAGTCTGAGAGATCGTCAGGTTTTAATGGCAATTAAGGGCAATTGTTATGCAGCTGCAAAAAAACCTGTTATAGCAGAGCGCTATTTTCTCAACATGATGGAGTTGGATAGTTTATCCATAAAAAACGGAGCGATATATTGGAGTAAGTCTATAGCAGGTGCTGAAGCGAATTATATTATTGGAAAGTTTTATGTAGATCAAAAACGTTATACAGATGCATATCCTTATTTAAAGAGATTCCATGGACTTGATAATAAAATATTAGCGCTTTCAAAAGATATTTCATTGTTACAATTTAAAGTGGATTCTGCTTCTGGAAACTATGCTTCAGCCATAAAATACTATCAAAAATATTCAGCTTATAAGGATTCCATGTATAACATTTCAAATACAGGGAGACTTGCTGATATGCAGATCAGGTACGAAACAGCCCGAAAAGAGAAAGATATCAAACTTTTGCAAAAGGATTCACAGTTGCAGCAGCGGCGTATTTCTCAATCTTCCCAGTCCAGAAATTTCGCCTTCGCAGGAATTGTAATGCTTGGCCTTATTATAGCTATCGGCTATAATCGTTTCAGGCTGAAACAAAATAGTTATATACAGCTGGAGTCGAAACAACAGAAAATCAACAGGCAGAATGAAGCGTTGTACATGTTAAATAAGAAACAGCAAAATTTATTACAGGAAAAAGAATGGCTGGTCAAAGAAATTCACCACAGGGTAAAAAATAATTTGCAGATGATGCAAAGTCTGCTAAAATCACAAGGCTATTATATCGATAATAAAGATGCAACAATGGCAATTAAAACTAGTCAGCGCAGAATGCAGGCTATGTCTCTGGTGCATGAAAAATTATATTTAGATGATCAGATGAACAGCATATCGATGTATGATTATGTCCACGAGTTGCTAACCTATTTAAAAACCAGCTTTGATCTGGAGAAAACAATAGTTTTTATTATTCAGGTAGAAGAATTTCAACTGGATATTATCAGAGCAATCCCTGTCGGATTGATTATAAATGAAGTAGTGACGAATGCTATTAAATATGCATTTCCTGATGGAAAGGAAGGTTTAATTTCTATCTTTCTTAAAGAACAAGAGAAAAAAATCATCCTCAACATACAGGATAATGGTATCGGTTTAGTTCCTGATTTTGATTTTGAGGCCAACAATTCTTTTGGTATGACCTTAATTGACGGACTGGTCAAACAACTGGACGGCAATCTTTCTATTACCAGTAAAAATGGACTTGATATAACCGTTACTTTTAGTTCATATACGCCGCTGGAATCCATTTCAGAGCTTGCATAA
- a CDS encoding sigma 54-interacting transcriptional regulator, which translates to MSKEKILIVEDEFIVANDLQMMLERAGYRVCGIAPSVARALELITLKQPDWVLLDIQLKGNLSGIDLAEQLTIIGIPFIYISANTSQDILEAAKATLPYGFLVKPFREKDLMVMLDIAQYRHTNNLKYSKNEEQTIQEQIKNIINKQESLSERLKQLGKPLNSIVPFNFLWIARIQPGTSVRDLNLQQESTHIFRTFCQEELLAEMSVSQRTFKSWGTIHMVSCKNSVWNDYEFRKLKMENNWIRTLSDHFKLESALLMEIPYGEERFQFVFFSTAAKKYREKDTILLNQFHESLVLIIEDIIYGKNPVVLTPLIQKPKHIPSTEESFLPHFNGIIGNSPLLRSVFEKIEMVAPDDTSVLILGESGTGKEKIAQTLHKLSSRKAKPMITVNCAALPLTLIESELFGHEKGAFTGAYDKRIGKFEQADGGSIFLDEIGELPLEAQVKLLRVLQEREIERLGGVHTRKINVRVITATNKNLEKEVAEGRFRLDLYYRLNVFPIELPPLRKRKEDIPALVHHFLNKYNKGTSRSIKGISSKALYTLQQYDWPGNIRELEHLVERSMLLSKGTEITEIDLPANQKQATVQSDDIFSIKTMHEMERDHILSILEMCNGKVFGPGGAAEVLNIPSTTLNSKIKKLGIKYEFFK; encoded by the coding sequence ATGAGCAAAGAAAAGATTTTAATTGTTGAGGATGAATTTATTGTAGCTAATGACCTGCAGATGATGTTGGAAAGAGCTGGTTATAGAGTGTGTGGAATTGCTCCTTCAGTAGCCAGGGCTCTGGAATTAATAACGTTAAAACAACCAGATTGGGTATTACTGGATATTCAACTCAAAGGTAACCTGTCAGGGATTGATCTGGCTGAACAATTGACAATAATTGGAATCCCTTTTATATATATTTCGGCAAATACGAGTCAGGACATACTGGAAGCCGCAAAAGCAACTTTACCTTATGGGTTTTTAGTCAAACCATTCAGAGAAAAGGATCTGATGGTGATGCTTGACATTGCACAGTACAGGCATACAAACAACTTAAAATATAGTAAAAACGAAGAGCAGACTATTCAGGAGCAAATTAAAAATATAATCAATAAACAAGAATCGCTGTCTGAAAGACTGAAACAATTGGGAAAGCCACTTAATTCCATTGTTCCTTTTAATTTTTTGTGGATTGCAAGGATTCAACCTGGAACAAGTGTGAGGGATTTGAATTTACAACAGGAAAGTACACACATTTTCCGAACCTTTTGCCAGGAAGAGTTATTAGCTGAAATGTCGGTTTCACAGCGGACGTTTAAATCGTGGGGTACCATTCATATGGTTTCCTGTAAAAATTCTGTCTGGAATGACTATGAGTTTAGAAAATTAAAAATGGAAAATAACTGGATCAGAACTCTTTCAGACCATTTTAAATTAGAATCTGCGCTTTTAATGGAAATCCCATATGGAGAAGAGCGTTTCCAGTTTGTTTTCTTTAGTACTGCTGCAAAAAAATATAGAGAGAAAGACACTATACTCCTGAACCAATTTCATGAAAGCCTGGTTCTGATTATTGAAGATATTATATATGGGAAAAATCCGGTTGTTCTTACACCCTTAATACAAAAACCTAAGCATATACCTTCAACTGAAGAATCTTTCTTACCCCATTTCAACGGCATTATTGGAAACAGCCCTTTGCTGCGTTCCGTTTTTGAGAAAATAGAAATGGTTGCGCCAGATGATACTTCAGTTCTGATTCTTGGAGAAAGTGGCACAGGAAAGGAAAAGATTGCTCAGACGCTGCATAAGCTTTCTTCAAGAAAAGCCAAACCAATGATTACTGTAAACTGCGCAGCTCTTCCATTAACCTTGATCGAATCAGAACTTTTTGGCCATGAGAAAGGTGCTTTTACTGGTGCTTATGACAAAAGAATCGGCAAATTCGAACAGGCCGATGGAGGTTCTATTTTTCTGGATGAAATTGGCGAACTACCGCTGGAGGCACAAGTTAAGTTATTAAGGGTTTTACAGGAAAGAGAGATTGAAAGACTGGGTGGTGTTCATACCAGGAAAATAAATGTCAGGGTGATCACGGCTACCAATAAAAACCTGGAAAAAGAAGTGGCAGAAGGTCGTTTCAGATTAGACCTCTATTACAGGCTTAACGTATTTCCAATCGAATTACCTCCATTACGCAAAAGAAAAGAAGACATCCCTGCCCTTGTCCATCATTTTCTGAATAAATATAACAAAGGAACTTCAAGATCTATTAAAGGAATTTCCAGTAAAGCGCTGTACACTTTGCAGCAATATGACTGGCCTGGAAATATCAGGGAACTTGAACATCTGGTAGAGAGAAGCATGCTACTTTCCAAAGGGACAGAAATTACTGAAATAGATCTGCCGGCAAATCAGAAGCAGGCCACTGTTCAGTCAGATGACATTTTCAGCATAAAGACTATGCATGAGATGGAAAGAGATCACATTCTGAGTATCCTGGAAATGTGCAATGGAAAGGTATTCGGGCCAGGTGGCGCGGCAGAAGTATTAAACATCCCTTCCACTACATTAAATTCCAAAATAAAAAAACTGGGGATAAAATATGAGTTTTTCAAGTAA